Within the Leisingera thetidis genome, the region CGCGGCCTCCGAGCGGACGCCGATCAGCCGGTCATCCTCATGGGTCTGATTGACAATCTCCATGAAGGCGGCGCCGGCCTTGGCTGCGGGGGAAGACACCCGCGCGTAAGGCTCATGCACGATGATCTTATGGGCGCCGTCGGCAAAGGCGGATCCGGCCAGGGCGGCCGCTGCGGCGGCAGCAAGGAATAGGGATTTCAGGGACATTTCCTGTCTCCTCATATGTAAGCGTTTGAATACTGAAGGGTTTAGCTATGCCTGCGGCGCGGCGGCCGGCGGCGCCCGGGCGCTTGCCCGCAGCCTGGCATAGCAGCCGCTTGCGGCCGCTTCGGGTGCGGACACCCTGCGCGCCGCCAGCCGCTCCAGCGTCGGCAGCCCGGTCTGCGGCACCACCGCGTCCAGCAGGTGGAGGACGCAATCGGGACAGACATGCGGCGGCTTCACCGGCCGGCCTTCGCTGTCCGCATAGACCGTGACCGCTCCGCTGCCGGTGCAGATCACCATCTGCCCCGCGATATCCCGGCGGCCCTGCAGCGCCGCGGCGCTATGGGCCGTCAGGGCGATGGCAAGGGCCATGAGCAGGCCGAGATATGTGCGCGCAGGCTGTTTCATCGCTGCCAGATATGCCTCTGCCCCGCCGCCGCCGCAAGGGCCATCGCCGCGGCAGATTGCGCAAACGCAAACACCGCGCATGAGTGCTCATGCGCGGTGCCCGCAAATTGTAATCCGGTGAAGGGATCAGGCCTGGGCGGTCTGCGCCTTGGCGATCTCTTTCTTCACTTTCAGCGCGTTGGCCGACAGCTCTTCGTCCTTGGCTTTGGCCAGGAAGGCGTCCAGGCCGCCACGGTGATCAACCGAGCGCAGGGCAGCTGCGGAGATCTTCAGCTTGACGCCGCGGCCCAGGGTCTCGGACTGCAGGGTCACATCATTCAGGTTCGGCAGAAACCGGCGGCGGGTTCTGTTTTTCGCATGGCTGACATTGTTGCCAGTCATCGGGCCTTTTCCGGTCAGTTCGCAACGGCGCGACATATCATCATCCTTCGTTTCTGGAGGTCCGGATCGGATCCGGGCCATATCACAAGGGGCGCGGCCATTGGCTGCGCCCGAAAACTGGTCCGCTGCTCATACGATCAACCAGCAACAGCGTCAAGTGATTCAACTCAGCTTTCTTGCCCGCCGCTCAGCCCCGCGGCCTGCGCCGCTGCAAGCGCCTCGAGCCGGGCGTCCGCGGCGGCGCCAAGCGCCATCCGTCCCCGCTGCCGGGCAGCGCGCGCCAGACGGCGCCAGTAGGTCTGCGACAGCCTGCGCCGCTGCCGGTGCAG harbors:
- the rpmB gene encoding 50S ribosomal protein L28 produces the protein MSRRCELTGKGPMTGNNVSHAKNRTRRRFLPNLNDVTLQSETLGRGVKLKISAAALRSVDHRGGLDAFLAKAKDEELSANALKVKKEIAKAQTAQA